A window of the Cystobacter fuscus genome harbors these coding sequences:
- a CDS encoding efflux RND transporter permease subunit encodes MAESHRQRWFETFLRASLTRPGRVLLAFTLLALGGALLAGRLEFRGSFVELLPDEAREVKDLARVAQKSGGDGYLVVRAQGLPPEQLRAFAGTLARQLETLPEVRYVEHHFDVGFFEERGLWLLPIEKLRELRKEAEARLRYEKQKALAVDLLDEQDAPPDFEALVKKYSPEAPMREYLSSRDGTEMYLMVKPDGTAADLVFAQKLVDDVRREAEQLARGTPGVKLDYGGAFQARLEEDAVMRTDLTRAGVLSALMAVGIILLATRRLWALAVVGVPVVFGVAFTFAFAELAIGHLNIVTGFLVAILIGLGLEYGIHLAMRYWEERRELPVSEALSAAVRGTFSGALTSGLTNAAAFFVLVFAQFTAFQQFGLLAGVGVLLAVLSAYALGPALLVLAERLRPGRQAAREHAPEPSTPAFVPSGKSWPTAGVASILVAVLSLAAWSLYVSPRVGFETDMRKLKGDSPTVRLDEHIIQETGTSLNPAILLVKDLEEARVVREVIQEVKQRHGADSAIKMSASLNDLLPQDVPAHAEQISALRASLDKLPEDVRADSRVVTVTKMLESQPHGPGQVPLEVRRRFEALDGKGLFLLLLPSVSNHDTRELAAWSSQVGEVIDGAQARGVDLAVLDSNLIAARIFSMVRADGPFILWSAAAVVFLALLVSLRSFKRACLVAGPLFLGMLCLAGGMYLFDVKLNFINAVVLPNLLAIAVDNSVHLFHRYEEEGPGSLGHVVRHTGLAAVVATLSNAAGYGALLISHHAGLRSIGQIALLGVMCTFLGTTVFFPALLALLERQKGRKGGGVEVGAGRVQSLEIGAPPGEVAVEPGERKSA; translated from the coding sequence TTGGCAGAGTCGCATCGACAGCGGTGGTTCGAGACCTTCCTGCGGGCGTCGCTCACGCGGCCTGGGCGGGTGCTCCTCGCGTTCACGCTCCTCGCGCTGGGAGGCGCCCTGCTGGCCGGACGCCTCGAGTTCCGCGGCTCCTTCGTGGAGCTGCTGCCCGACGAAGCACGCGAGGTGAAGGATCTCGCACGCGTGGCGCAGAAGTCCGGCGGCGACGGCTACCTGGTGGTGCGCGCACAGGGCCTGCCGCCCGAGCAGCTGCGCGCCTTCGCCGGCACGCTGGCGCGCCAGCTCGAGACGCTGCCCGAGGTGCGCTACGTGGAGCACCACTTCGACGTGGGCTTCTTCGAGGAGCGCGGCCTGTGGCTGCTGCCCATCGAGAAGCTGCGCGAGCTGCGCAAGGAGGCGGAGGCGCGGCTGCGCTACGAGAAGCAGAAGGCGCTCGCGGTGGACCTGCTCGACGAGCAGGACGCGCCGCCGGACTTCGAGGCGCTCGTGAAGAAGTACAGCCCCGAGGCGCCCATGCGCGAGTACCTCTCCAGCCGGGACGGCACGGAGATGTACCTCATGGTGAAGCCGGACGGCACGGCGGCCGATCTGGTGTTCGCGCAGAAGCTCGTGGATGACGTGCGGCGCGAGGCCGAGCAGCTCGCGCGCGGCACGCCCGGCGTGAAGCTCGACTACGGAGGGGCCTTCCAGGCGCGGTTGGAGGAGGACGCGGTGATGCGCACGGACCTCACGCGCGCGGGCGTGCTCTCGGCGCTGATGGCGGTGGGCATCATCCTCCTGGCCACGCGGCGGCTGTGGGCGCTGGCCGTGGTGGGCGTGCCCGTGGTGTTCGGCGTGGCGTTCACGTTCGCCTTCGCCGAGCTGGCGATCGGCCACCTCAACATCGTCACGGGCTTCCTGGTGGCCATCCTCATCGGCCTGGGCCTGGAGTACGGCATCCACCTGGCCATGCGCTACTGGGAGGAGCGGCGTGAACTCCCGGTGTCCGAGGCGCTCTCCGCGGCCGTGCGGGGCACCTTCTCCGGCGCGCTCACCTCGGGGCTGACGAACGCGGCGGCCTTCTTCGTGCTCGTGTTCGCCCAGTTCACCGCCTTCCAGCAGTTCGGGCTGCTCGCCGGGGTGGGCGTCCTGCTGGCGGTGCTCAGCGCCTATGCCCTGGGCCCCGCGCTGCTCGTGCTCGCCGAGCGGCTGCGCCCGGGACGTCAGGCGGCGCGGGAGCATGCCCCCGAGCCGTCCACGCCGGCCTTCGTGCCCTCCGGCAAGAGCTGGCCCACGGCGGGAGTCGCCAGCATCCTCGTGGCGGTGCTGAGCCTGGCGGCCTGGTCGCTCTACGTGTCACCCCGCGTGGGCTTCGAGACCGACATGCGCAAGCTCAAGGGGGACTCGCCCACCGTGCGGCTGGACGAGCACATCATCCAGGAGACCGGCACATCGCTCAATCCCGCCATCCTCCTGGTGAAGGACTTGGAGGAGGCCCGGGTGGTGCGGGAGGTCATCCAGGAGGTGAAGCAGCGGCATGGCGCCGACTCGGCCATCAAGATGTCCGCGTCGCTCAATGATCTGCTGCCCCAGGACGTGCCGGCGCACGCCGAGCAGATCTCCGCCCTGCGTGCCTCGCTCGACAAGCTGCCCGAGGATGTCCGGGCGGACTCCCGCGTGGTCACCGTGACGAAGATGCTCGAGTCCCAGCCCCATGGGCCCGGCCAGGTGCCCCTGGAGGTGCGGCGCCGCTTCGAGGCGCTCGATGGCAAGGGCCTGTTCCTCCTGCTCCTGCCCTCGGTGTCCAACCACGACACGCGCGAGCTCGCGGCGTGGTCCTCGCAGGTGGGCGAGGTGATCGACGGGGCCCAGGCCCGGGGCGTGGACCTGGCGGTGCTGGACAGCAACCTCATCGCCGCGCGCATCTTCTCCATGGTGCGCGCCGACGGGCCCTTCATCCTCTGGTCGGCCGCAGCGGTGGTGTTCCTCGCGCTGCTCGTCAGCCTGCGCAGCTTCAAGCGTGCCTGCCTGGTGGCCGGGCCGCTGTTCCTGGGCATGCTCTGCCTGGCGGGGGGGATGTACCTCTTCGACGTCAAGCTCAACTTCATCAATGCCGTGGTGTTGCCCAACCTGCTCGCCATCGCCGTGGACAACTCGGTGCACCTCTTCCACCGCTACGAGGAAGAGGGGCCGGGCTCGCTCGGCCATGTCGTGCGGCACACGGGGCTGGCGGCCGTGGTGGCAACCCTGTCCAACGCCGCGGGGTATGGCGCTCTGTTGATTTCCCACCACGCGGGCTTGAGATCGATTGGTCAGATTGCACTTCTGGGCGTCATGTGCACCTTCCTGGGCACCACGGTGTTCTTTCCGGCCCTGCTCGCGTTGCTCGAGCGACAGAAGGGTCGGAAGGGTGGTGGGGTCGAGGTTGGGGCGGGTCGGGTTCAGAGCCTGGAAATCGGCGCTCCCCCCGGGGAGGTGGCCGTAGAGCCAGGGGAGCGTAAATCTGCGTGA
- a CDS encoding aminotransferase class I/II-fold pyridoxal phosphate-dependent enzyme, with protein sequence MSDVFDKCRNWNDYRIAKATGLYPYFRAIEESFGATEVQIEGRRVIMVGSNNYLGLSADPRVKEAAIKAVERYGTTCSGSRLLNGTLALHEELEHQFAKFLNRESALVISTGFQTNLAMASILGRHDIVFADRQNHASLVDGVRLSFSTERKYRHNDLEHLEQLLQQSVEKEPKAGRIIVTDGVFSMEGDICDLPRIVELSKKYNARVMTDDAHAMGVLGEKGRGTSEYFGLEAETDLVMGTFSKSFASLGGVLAGPQDVINYMRHKSRSVIFSASMTPASVASALKALEIIQAEPERRARLMDIAEKMHNGFRAMGFDTGVSVTPVVPVLIGDQVKCFRFWKALHEAGVFANPVIPPAVEPGHALIRTSYMATHTDEQLDRVLDIFEQIGKKMDVIPQTRPSSYTPVQIARPHTFVRNNKASDKWAAAAAGELAPNGFSLDQLSRMSSREVAGRLFDAVENLTWRAANLQSEDLRKLGQMPLKLWEKRANIPGLLLEKGANLFIRNGREDRS encoded by the coding sequence ATGAGTGACGTGTTCGACAAGTGCCGCAACTGGAACGACTACCGCATCGCCAAGGCCACGGGACTCTACCCGTACTTCCGTGCCATCGAGGAGTCCTTTGGCGCCACCGAGGTCCAGATCGAGGGCCGCCGCGTCATCATGGTGGGCTCGAACAACTACCTGGGCCTGAGCGCGGACCCGCGGGTGAAGGAGGCGGCGATCAAGGCGGTGGAGCGCTACGGCACCACGTGCTCGGGCTCGCGCCTGCTCAACGGCACGCTCGCGCTGCACGAGGAGCTGGAGCACCAGTTCGCGAAGTTCCTCAACCGTGAGTCGGCGCTCGTCATCTCCACGGGCTTCCAGACGAACCTGGCCATGGCCTCCATCCTGGGCCGCCACGACATCGTCTTCGCGGACCGGCAGAACCACGCCTCGCTGGTGGACGGCGTGCGCCTGTCCTTCTCCACCGAGCGCAAGTACCGCCACAACGACCTGGAGCACCTCGAGCAGCTCCTGCAGCAGTCGGTGGAGAAGGAGCCCAAGGCCGGGCGCATCATCGTCACCGACGGTGTGTTCTCCATGGAGGGCGACATCTGCGACCTGCCGCGCATCGTGGAGCTGTCGAAGAAGTACAACGCGCGGGTGATGACGGATGACGCGCACGCCATGGGCGTGCTCGGCGAGAAGGGCCGGGGCACCTCCGAGTACTTCGGCCTGGAGGCGGAGACGGACCTGGTCATGGGCACGTTCTCCAAGAGCTTCGCGTCGCTGGGTGGCGTGCTCGCCGGGCCCCAGGACGTCATCAACTACATGCGCCACAAGTCGCGCTCGGTCATCTTCTCCGCGTCCATGACGCCCGCCTCCGTGGCGAGCGCGCTCAAGGCGCTGGAGATCATCCAGGCCGAGCCCGAGCGGCGCGCGCGCCTGATGGACATCGCGGAGAAGATGCACAACGGCTTCCGCGCCATGGGCTTCGACACGGGCGTGTCGGTGACGCCGGTGGTGCCGGTGCTCATCGGCGATCAGGTCAAGTGCTTCCGCTTCTGGAAGGCGCTGCACGAGGCGGGCGTGTTCGCCAACCCCGTGATTCCGCCCGCGGTGGAGCCGGGCCACGCGCTCATCCGCACCAGCTACATGGCCACGCACACCGACGAGCAGCTCGATCGGGTGCTCGACATCTTCGAGCAGATTGGCAAGAAGATGGACGTCATCCCCCAGACGCGGCCCTCCAGCTACACGCCGGTGCAGATCGCCCGTCCCCACACCTTCGTGCGCAACAACAAGGCGTCGGACAAGTGGGCCGCCGCGGCCGCCGGGGAGCTCGCCCCCAACGGCTTCTCGTTGGATCAGCTCTCGCGCATGTCCTCGCGCGAGGTGGCCGGCCGGCTCTTCGACGCGGTGGAGAACCTCACCTGGCGCGCCGCCAACCTCCAGTCCGAGGATCTGCGCAAGCTCGGGCAGATGCCGCTGAAGCTGTGGGAGAAGCGCGCGAACATCCCCGGGCTGTTGCTGGAGAAGGGCGCCAACCTCTTCATCCGCAACGGTCGCGAAGACAGGAGCTAG
- a CDS encoding N-acetyltransferase, translating into MAAAEPSTAAGTPLPPLPANVEVTPVRTSAERTAFIRFPYTIYRGDPNWVPHLEMERRDFIDPRKNPFFEFGEVEFFLARREGQVVGRIAAVNNPRYNEFQKTNVGFFGLFECVNDAGVARALFEAAAGWLRAKGFTSVIGPMSYSTNHEVGLLVEGFSTPPAIMTTYNPPWYAALIEANGYAKVKDLYAWELSSATPPPEKVARVAEKIRQREGVTVRPVNLKDFDGEVARIKAMYNKAWENNWGFVPMTEAEFDNLARELKQMVRPELVLIAEVKGEPVAFGLTVPDANEALKAANGRLTTFGLPIGLAKLLLASRKIRRLRLILLGTVEGYRRRGLDAILYLDTLRTARELGFEGGEISWTLEDNHLVNRAIESMGGKRSKIFRVYEKPL; encoded by the coding sequence ATGGCCGCCGCCGAACCGTCCACCGCAGCAGGCACTCCCCTGCCTCCCCTCCCCGCCAACGTGGAGGTGACGCCCGTGCGCACCTCGGCGGAGCGCACGGCCTTCATCCGCTTCCCCTACACCATCTACCGGGGGGACCCGAACTGGGTGCCCCACCTGGAGATGGAGCGCCGGGACTTCATCGACCCGCGCAAGAACCCCTTCTTCGAGTTCGGCGAGGTGGAGTTCTTCCTCGCCCGCCGGGAGGGACAGGTGGTGGGACGCATCGCCGCGGTGAACAACCCGCGCTACAACGAGTTCCAGAAGACGAACGTCGGCTTCTTCGGGCTCTTCGAGTGCGTGAACGACGCGGGCGTGGCCCGGGCGCTGTTCGAGGCCGCGGCGGGCTGGCTGCGCGCCAAGGGCTTCACCTCGGTGATCGGCCCGATGAGCTACTCGACCAACCACGAGGTGGGGTTGCTCGTCGAGGGGTTCTCCACCCCGCCGGCCATCATGACGACGTACAACCCGCCCTGGTACGCCGCGCTCATCGAGGCCAACGGCTACGCGAAGGTGAAGGATCTGTACGCGTGGGAGCTGTCCTCCGCCACCCCGCCGCCGGAGAAGGTGGCGCGCGTGGCGGAGAAGATCCGTCAGCGCGAGGGCGTCACCGTGCGCCCGGTGAACCTCAAGGACTTCGACGGCGAGGTGGCCCGCATCAAGGCCATGTACAACAAGGCCTGGGAGAACAACTGGGGCTTCGTGCCGATGACGGAGGCCGAGTTCGACAACCTGGCGCGCGAGCTCAAGCAGATGGTGCGTCCGGAGCTGGTGCTCATCGCCGAGGTCAAGGGTGAGCCGGTGGCGTTCGGGCTCACCGTCCCGGATGCCAACGAGGCCCTCAAGGCCGCCAACGGTCGGCTCACCACGTTCGGCCTGCCCATCGGGCTCGCGAAGCTGCTGCTGGCCTCGCGCAAGATCCGCCGGCTGCGTCTCATCCTGCTCGGCACCGTCGAGGGCTATCGGCGCCGGGGCCTGGACGCCATCCTCTACCTGGACACGCTGCGCACCGCGCGCGAGCTGGGCTTCGAGGGCGGGGAGATCTCCTGGACGCTCGAGGACAACCACCTCGTCAACCGCGCCATCGAGTCCATGGGCGGCAAGCGCTCCAAGATCTTCCGCGTCTACGAGAAGCCCCTGTAA
- a CDS encoding MlaC/ttg2D family ABC transporter substrate-binding protein, with protein MLVSLLTAVLLTASPGPLEVVKEGNTNVQKVASAKAATAEQVYQVVERFVDFGELSKRALGETWNKLTAAQRKDFSSTMEGLLRASYAQKALGQGRTQVHYGKESIEGNEASVDTTVNVNRDKYPVNYKLYRSGDQAAWRIYDVVTDDVSLLETYQEQFRKILATKGFDGLLATLKAKRAQIEKTLIP; from the coding sequence ATGCTCGTCTCCCTGCTCACCGCCGTGCTCCTCACCGCCTCGCCTGGCCCGCTCGAGGTCGTGAAGGAGGGCAACACCAACGTCCAGAAGGTCGCCTCCGCCAAGGCGGCCACCGCGGAGCAGGTCTACCAGGTGGTGGAGCGCTTCGTGGACTTCGGTGAGCTGTCCAAGCGCGCGCTCGGCGAGACGTGGAACAAGCTCACCGCCGCCCAGCGCAAGGACTTCTCCAGCACCATGGAGGGCCTGCTGCGCGCCTCCTACGCCCAGAAGGCGCTCGGCCAGGGCCGCACCCAGGTGCACTACGGCAAGGAGTCCATCGAGGGCAACGAGGCCAGCGTGGACACCACCGTCAACGTCAACCGGGACAAGTACCCGGTGAACTACAAGCTCTACCGCTCGGGCGACCAGGCCGCATGGCGCATCTACGACGTGGTCACCGATGACGTCTCGCTCCTGGAGACCTACCAGGAGCAGTTCCGGAAGATCCTCGCCACCAAGGGCTTCGATGGGCTGCTCGCCACGCTCAAGGCCAAGCGGGCGCAGATCGAGAAGACCCTCATCCCCTGA
- a CDS encoding TolC family protein, producing the protein MERSTSRRVMGLGWVLTATLAGAQIAPPPAPVPSGQVESPAAPDGTPRMPEITPQVGEAAEQSVPDEGPSSAPGEVKRTPLTLEQLVRRAREQDARVEAARAELRRLHALLSEARWAWFPKFETRVGLGGPIPEARNDGLGGPPTTHASLEGDLDFGRVGVTAFVESNAVLPLYTFGKLKALEQAAEQGPVIGKALQARAEDEAGFQAAQAFYGYQLARSGLVQLEETSQRLEDAAGRIQEMLAAKSDQVSRMDLYKVGFFRKQLDARRAQAEQGRQLALAAIRLLAGTPADEPVDVAEVELEPEEAEAPPALEQALATAERQRPEIAGIAAGIVAREKEVFIRERSFYPDLGLAGFLTLRFTSSATRQRDPFAYDPYNDREAGVGLVARYTFDIPVKQAQLDQSRAELDKLKAQQRLLFSAIRLEVTQVHGALVAARDRAQALSQAEREARRWVTAALSAFELGTGGTRDLIEAFTAFAQASADRAQSWHDFQVARAQLDRVLGRVPGAP; encoded by the coding sequence GTGGAACGCAGCACATCGCGACGTGTCATGGGGCTGGGCTGGGTGCTCACCGCGACGTTGGCGGGAGCGCAGATCGCGCCGCCCCCGGCGCCCGTCCCCAGCGGGCAGGTGGAGTCTCCCGCGGCGCCGGACGGGACGCCCCGGATGCCGGAGATCACCCCCCAGGTGGGCGAGGCGGCGGAGCAATCCGTGCCGGACGAGGGCCCGTCCTCGGCGCCCGGTGAGGTGAAACGCACGCCGCTCACGCTGGAGCAGCTCGTGCGGCGCGCGCGCGAGCAGGACGCGCGGGTGGAGGCCGCGCGCGCGGAGCTGCGCCGGTTGCACGCGCTGCTGAGCGAGGCGCGCTGGGCGTGGTTTCCCAAGTTCGAGACCCGGGTGGGCCTGGGCGGCCCCATTCCCGAGGCCCGCAACGACGGCCTGGGCGGTCCTCCCACCACTCATGCCTCGCTGGAGGGAGATCTCGACTTCGGCCGCGTGGGCGTGACGGCGTTCGTCGAGTCCAACGCCGTGCTGCCCCTCTATACCTTCGGGAAACTCAAGGCCCTGGAGCAGGCCGCGGAGCAGGGCCCCGTCATCGGCAAGGCGCTCCAGGCGCGCGCCGAGGACGAGGCGGGGTTCCAGGCCGCGCAGGCCTTCTACGGCTACCAGTTGGCGCGCTCGGGGCTCGTGCAGCTCGAGGAGACCTCCCAGCGGCTGGAGGACGCCGCCGGGCGCATCCAGGAGATGCTGGCGGCGAAGTCCGATCAGGTGTCGAGGATGGACCTGTACAAGGTCGGCTTCTTCCGCAAGCAGCTCGACGCGCGCCGCGCCCAGGCCGAGCAGGGCCGGCAGTTGGCGCTCGCCGCCATCCGCCTGCTCGCGGGCACCCCCGCGGACGAGCCCGTGGACGTGGCCGAGGTGGAGCTGGAGCCGGAGGAGGCCGAGGCACCACCCGCGCTCGAGCAGGCCCTGGCCACGGCCGAGCGACAGCGGCCGGAGATCGCCGGCATCGCCGCGGGCATCGTCGCGCGCGAGAAGGAAGTGTTCATCCGCGAGCGCAGCTTCTATCCGGATCTCGGCCTCGCGGGCTTCCTCACCCTGCGCTTCACGTCGAGCGCCACGCGGCAGCGGGATCCCTTCGCCTACGATCCGTACAACGATCGGGAGGCGGGGGTGGGGCTGGTGGCGCGCTACACCTTCGACATCCCCGTGAAGCAGGCGCAGTTGGATCAATCCCGGGCGGAGCTGGACAAGCTCAAGGCGCAGCAGCGGCTGTTGTTCTCGGCCATCCGCCTGGAGGTGACCCAGGTGCACGGGGCGCTGGTGGCGGCACGCGATCGCGCCCAGGCCCTCAGCCAGGCCGAGCGGGAAGCACGGCGCTGGGTGACGGCGGCCCTGAGCGCGTTCGAGCTCGGCACGGGAGGCACGCGGGATCTCATCGAGGCGTTCACGGCGTTCGCCCAGGCGTCGGCCGATCGGGCCCAGAGCTGGCATGACTTCCAGGTGGCCCGGGCACAGCTGGACCGGGTCCTGGGCCGGGTCCCCGGCGCGCCATGA
- a CDS encoding class I fructose-bisphosphate aldolase gives MAYTDRVKQILSWYPSDNPGTLANLARLLNTGTLAGTGKLVILPVDQGFEHGPARSFAPNAAGYDPDYHIQLAIDSGCNAYAAPLGFLEAVAGKYMGEIPLVLKLNNSDTLAKTDYPISAITSSVRDAVRLGCSAVGYTIYPGSGARNQMYEDLREIIAEAKDYGLPTIVWAYARGNMSKQGETGIDVISYAAQISAQLGAHIIKVKPPQDFLEQAEAKKVYEQFKIPTATMADRIRDVVKSAFNGKRIVIFSGGESKKTEDLLEEIRQIAAGGGFGSIMGRNAFQRPHAESVKLLKDVMAIFKNAP, from the coding sequence ATGGCGTACACCGACCGCGTCAAGCAGATCCTCTCCTGGTACCCGTCTGACAACCCCGGCACGCTGGCCAACCTGGCCCGCCTGCTCAACACCGGCACGCTCGCGGGCACCGGCAAGCTGGTCATCCTGCCCGTGGATCAGGGCTTCGAGCACGGCCCGGCGCGCTCCTTCGCGCCCAACGCGGCCGGCTATGATCCGGACTATCACATCCAGCTCGCCATCGACTCGGGCTGCAACGCCTACGCCGCGCCCCTGGGCTTCCTCGAGGCGGTGGCCGGCAAGTACATGGGCGAGATCCCGCTCGTGCTCAAGCTGAACAACTCGGACACGCTGGCCAAGACGGACTACCCCATCTCCGCCATCACCTCCTCGGTGCGTGATGCCGTGCGCCTGGGCTGCTCGGCCGTGGGCTACACCATCTACCCGGGCTCCGGCGCGCGCAACCAGATGTACGAGGATCTCCGCGAGATCATCGCCGAGGCCAAGGACTACGGCCTGCCCACCATCGTGTGGGCCTACGCACGCGGCAACATGAGCAAGCAGGGCGAGACGGGCATCGACGTCATCTCCTACGCGGCGCAGATCAGCGCCCAGCTCGGCGCGCACATCATCAAGGTCAAGCCGCCCCAGGACTTCCTGGAGCAGGCCGAGGCCAAGAAGGTCTACGAGCAGTTCAAGATCCCCACCGCCACCATGGCCGACCGCATCCGCGACGTGGTGAAGTCCGCCTTCAACGGCAAGCGCATCGTCATCTTCTCCGGCGGCGAGTCCAAGAAGACCGAGGACCTGCTCGAGGAGATCCGTCAGATCGCCGCCGGCGGTGGCTTCGGCTCCATCATGGGCCGCAACGCCTTCCAGCGCCCCCATGCCGAGTCCGTCAAGCTGCTCAAGGACGTGATGGCCATCTTCAAGAACGCCCCCTGA
- a CDS encoding polyprenyl synthetase family protein, giving the protein MKERKSSTQAEAPAAEQQQAPPSPVDFTSWAKTVQYQTQVVLHQILELEDERHLDPAWNKVLEQVRSYSLRPSKRIRPALVLVGYALGRGDTRAPSGLWRFAAATELLHTFMLIHDDVADQADTRRGGAALHKMLGEGRLGENLAIVIGDHLYGRSLEVMLGCNLPEADVATRYFLKVCRYTAAGQYMDIRLPHQPLAELSIYNALRVAYLKTALYGFTAPLVCGAMLSGSAPEIINKLERFGRYVGTAYQLRDDLLGLYGQSSVVGKPTDSDLAQGKRTFPLLAAYLRATPEARQEMETLCIPGPKDETMLQRARELVELHGGRSATERIIERSTNAAARILQTLPEAGGLKQMLRDLLQMLMIREA; this is encoded by the coding sequence ATGAAAGAGCGGAAGTCTTCTACCCAGGCCGAGGCGCCGGCGGCGGAGCAGCAGCAGGCTCCCCCCTCCCCCGTTGACTTCACCTCCTGGGCGAAGACGGTCCAGTACCAGACCCAGGTGGTGTTGCATCAGATCCTGGAGCTGGAGGACGAGCGCCATCTGGATCCCGCGTGGAACAAGGTGCTCGAGCAGGTGCGCAGCTACAGCCTGCGGCCCTCCAAGCGCATCCGGCCGGCACTGGTGCTGGTGGGCTACGCGCTGGGACGGGGTGACACGCGAGCCCCCTCGGGGTTGTGGCGGTTCGCGGCGGCCACCGAGCTGCTCCACACCTTCATGTTGATCCACGACGACGTGGCGGATCAGGCCGACACCCGCCGCGGCGGCGCGGCGCTGCACAAGATGCTCGGCGAGGGGCGCCTGGGCGAGAACCTGGCGATCGTCATCGGGGATCACCTCTACGGGCGCTCGCTGGAGGTGATGCTGGGCTGCAACCTGCCGGAAGCGGACGTGGCCACGCGCTACTTCCTCAAGGTGTGCCGCTACACCGCCGCCGGGCAGTACATGGACATCCGGCTGCCGCACCAGCCCCTGGCCGAGCTGTCCATCTACAACGCGCTGCGCGTGGCCTACCTGAAGACGGCGCTCTACGGCTTCACCGCGCCGCTGGTCTGCGGGGCCATGCTGTCCGGCTCGGCGCCGGAGATCATCAACAAGCTGGAGCGCTTCGGCCGCTACGTGGGCACGGCCTACCAGCTGCGTGACGATCTGCTGGGGCTGTACGGCCAATCCTCGGTGGTGGGCAAGCCCACCGACTCGGACCTGGCGCAGGGCAAGCGCACCTTCCCGCTGCTGGCCGCCTACCTGCGCGCCACGCCCGAGGCCCGCCAGGAGATGGAGACGCTCTGCATCCCCGGCCCCAAGGACGAGACGATGCTGCAGCGCGCCCGCGAGCTGGTGGAGCTCCACGGCGGGCGCTCCGCCACCGAGCGCATCATCGAGCGCTCCACCAACGCCGCCGCGCGCATCCTGCAGACCCTGCCCGAGGCCGGAGGTCTCAAGCAGATGCTGCGCGACCTGCTGCAGATGTTGATGATCCGCGAGGCCTGA
- a CDS encoding RsmB/NOP family class I SAM-dependent RNA methyltransferase: MSLWPDTFLDEARLGRPSRRAATAALEAHLAVLKGEPLKLSLAEALKDAGGLGGQERRFTALAVRELSRHQRLLDLAARTLGHAPSKIGLLEDQALVRYVLWRRLFCGANWARIGPEVKLPGPVRPRTLKDDFLQRVVEAPLAEPSLPESVPDRLATRYSFPTWLVQRLAELHPEPMLEAMLAALDEEPALHLRARPTGSRDEVLARLAEEGVAAEPVVLAPGAVRVAEASHKVFETRVMREGRLQVQDVGSQLIVEACRPIPIIDEGGNGGSLAGWTVADVCAGAGGKTLALADEVGKAGRVLAGDRSRRRLAHARERARELSLRHVSFPHPLPLESADVVLVDAPCSGTGSLAREPDQKWKLSAKAVAEFHTTQLELLRELAPQVKPGALVVYATCSLLPEENDTVVRDFLARESGFSLEPLAPVFGPERAALLCDGPFLRALPSRVPGGGFFAARLRKGPGPG, from the coding sequence GTGAGTCTCTGGCCCGACACCTTCCTGGACGAGGCGCGTCTGGGGCGACCCTCGCGGCGCGCGGCGACCGCGGCGCTCGAGGCCCACCTGGCCGTGCTCAAGGGCGAGCCCCTCAAGCTCTCGCTCGCCGAGGCCCTCAAGGACGCGGGAGGGCTGGGAGGCCAGGAGCGGCGCTTCACCGCGCTGGCGGTGCGCGAACTGTCCCGGCACCAGCGGCTCCTGGATCTGGCGGCGCGCACGTTGGGCCACGCGCCGAGCAAGATTGGACTGCTGGAGGATCAGGCGCTGGTGCGCTACGTGCTCTGGCGGAGGCTCTTCTGTGGCGCCAACTGGGCGCGCATCGGCCCCGAGGTGAAGCTGCCCGGCCCCGTGCGCCCGCGCACCCTGAAGGATGACTTCCTCCAGCGGGTGGTGGAGGCGCCGCTCGCCGAGCCCTCCTTGCCCGAGTCCGTCCCGGATCGTCTGGCGACGCGCTACTCCTTTCCCACCTGGCTGGTGCAGCGTCTGGCCGAGCTGCATCCGGAGCCCATGCTGGAGGCGATGCTGGCGGCGCTGGACGAGGAGCCCGCGCTGCACCTGCGCGCGCGCCCCACGGGCAGCCGCGACGAGGTGCTCGCGCGGCTGGCGGAGGAGGGCGTGGCGGCGGAGCCCGTGGTGCTGGCGCCGGGCGCGGTGCGCGTCGCCGAGGCGAGCCACAAGGTCTTCGAGACGCGGGTGATGCGCGAGGGGCGCCTGCAGGTGCAGGACGTGGGCAGCCAGCTCATCGTCGAGGCGTGCCGTCCCATCCCCATCATTGACGAGGGTGGGAACGGGGGCTCGCTCGCGGGGTGGACGGTGGCGGACGTGTGCGCGGGGGCGGGAGGCAAGACGCTCGCGCTGGCGGACGAGGTGGGCAAGGCGGGACGGGTGTTGGCCGGAGATCGCTCGCGCCGCCGGCTGGCGCATGCGCGCGAGCGGGCCCGGGAGTTGTCCCTGCGCCACGTGTCCTTTCCGCACCCGCTGCCCCTGGAGTCCGCGGACGTGGTGCTGGTGGACGCGCCATGCAGCGGCACGGGCTCGCTGGCGCGCGAGCCGGATCAGAAGTGGAAGCTCAGCGCCAAGGCCGTGGCGGAGTTCCACACGACGCAGCTCGAGTTGCTGCGCGAGCTGGCGCCCCAGGTGAAGCCCGGTGCGCTGGTGGTGTACGCCACGTGCTCGCTGCTGCCGGAGGAGAACGACACGGTGGTGCGCGACTTCCTCGCTCGGGAGTCCGGCTTCAGCCTGGAGCCCCTGGCGCCCGTCTTCGGCCCCGAGCGGGCGGCCCTGCTGTGCGACGGCCCCTTCCTGCGAGCCCTGCCGTCGCGGGTGCCCGGGGGCGGCTTCTTCGCCGCCCGGCTGCGCAAGGGGCCGGGGCCGGGTTGA